The following coding sequences lie in one Miscanthus floridulus cultivar M001 chromosome 9, ASM1932011v1, whole genome shotgun sequence genomic window:
- the LOC136482860 gene encoding uncharacterized protein, producing the protein MAAAPSRALAADKRWGFAAAAAAPGRPPAVGVVEAAPKPTNLPTQRGALPWVNRPMPPAPNAWGSSSLLSLKKGEGSGSFLNINDRPSSSGSSSTSTDESDLLDSPVACGLASHDSVTAISRSQSTELRSGSWKFAHSQVSFLDVLKAPLRTIAKKRFTSHRKGFTICADDLPVLDSKNSQSNGQQGHSFQGRSYFSSVVIAARDEQRKIPLTGGDPVSTANFSWEPKQAQLHATQTPDICMPPPCIDYWHPPPDHPPDRNGICLGGVVSYGPCNPADKTVSFPVESFTHDGQSVLNQGGEERHGPHGVYHPKNNDSCYANVPVDTFVKSLPHLILEKVKDNHSDALEKQPVIEKDVALLEKINCLPHHILGKVKGNHSDALEKQPVIKKNVALLEKIKCLNIKLEIFVPVTCQKYLCARNPRLNAPKASI; encoded by the exons ATGGCCGCGGCACCGTCGCGGGCACTCGCCGCCGACAAGAG GTGGgggtttgctgctgctgctgcggctccGGGGAGGCCGCCGGCCGTGGGGGTTGTTGAGGCGGCCCCGAAGCCCACTAACTTGCCAACCCAGAG GGGTGCTCTCCCATGGGTCAACAGGCCAATGCCTCCAGCACCAAATGCATGGGGTTCATCATCACTCCTATCTCTCAAGAAGGGTGAAGGTTCTGGGTCATTTTTGAACATCAATGACCGCCCCTCTTCTTCAGGAAGCTCAAGCACGTCGACAGATGAAAGTGACTTGCTCGACTCACCTGTTGCTTGTGGTCTAGCTTCACATGATTCTGTAACTGCGATAAGCCGTTCTCAAAGCACAGAATTAAGATCAGGAAGCTGGAAATTTGCACATTCTCAAGTTTCTTTCTTGGATGTTCTGAAAGCCCCATTAAGGACTATTGCCAAAAAG AGGTTTACATCACACAGAAAGGGGTTTACCATATGTGCAGATGATTTACCGGTACTTGATTCGAAGAACTCTCAGTCAAATGGTCAACAAG GCCATAGTTTTCAAGGGCGATCATATTTTAGCTCTGTTGTTATTGCGGCACGAGATGAACAAAGAAAGATCCCGTTAACTG GAGGTGATCCTGTTTCTACTGCAAATTTCTCTTGGGAACCAAAACAGGCTCAACTACATGCTACACAAACTCCTGATATATGTATGCCGCCTCCATGTATTGATTACTGGCATCCTCCTCCTGATCACCCTCCTGACAGGAATGGAATTTGTCTCGGAGGAGTGGTATCATATGGTCCGTGCAATCCTGCAGACAAGACTGTCAGCTTCCCTGTTGAATCATTTACTCATGATGGTCAATCCGTTCTGAACCAGGGGGGAGAAGAAAGGCATGGTCCACATGGTGTTTATCACCCAAAAAACAATGATTCCTGTTATGCTAATGTGCCTGTTGATACTTTTGTCAAAAGTTTACCTCATCTCATACTTGAAAAGGTCAAAGATAACCATTCAGATGCACTTGAGAAGCAACCTGTCATCGAGAAGGATGTGGCACTGTTAGAGAAAATAAATTGTCTACCTCATCACATACTTGGAAAGGTCAAAGGTAACCATTCAGATGCACTTGAGAAGCAACCTGTCATCAAGAAGAATGTGGCACTGTTAGAGAAAATTAAGTGTCTGAACATCAAACTAGAAATCTTTGTGCCCGTAACATGCCAGAAATATCTTTGTGCAAGGAATCCAAGGTTGAATGCCCCAAAAGCCTCAATTTAA